ACAAGAGCCACAGAGATGTAACAAAAAAATAACGAAAGAGTAGTTTTAAAATGGAATAAAATGAACGAGCAGGATGTAGAATATAACTATATTATATGAATACAAAATAAATTCTTAGAGCAAAGTAGGTCATGAGTCATTACATTAAACAAgcggtcgagagagagagagagagagagagagagagagagagagagagagagagagacacgaagagctagagctcaatccTGCAGCCACAAATATAGACGAGTACCTATAGGTAAGTGCAAACATGTgagcgcacacgcacgcacgcacgcacacaagcaGGCATACATGCACCcacgtatatacatatatatacaggaaTGAGAACTGACTCTACGGGAAAAAGCAATGTCCCTcctggtatatatataaatatattctctctttctctccctctctctcttctctctctctctctctctctctctctctctctctctctctctctctctctctctctctctctctctctctctctctcacacgaatCTAGAGAGTTGgagaataatttttttaaatattttgacCCCTTCACAAAAGGAGTGAGAAAGCAAAGAAAAACCAGGTTAAAATAAACCTCTGGAGAAAACATTCATCAACCTGTTCTCTCTGGGGCAAGACAGGTAGGTCTCAATTTCCCATTTCAAGAATTGAGAGAACCGAGTTCTCTAGTAATGTGGTTTCCTGTGCCCGTCTCCTAGTACCAGTCAGGAGAATGgaactcagacacacacacaggaatcaaaAAGGATTGAAAGATGCGAGAGGAATACGATTTCGGAATAAAAGGAGAACCAATGCGACGGAGAATAACGAGAAGAAAGAGCAAATGAAGGTGAATTGGTAGAAAAACAAATATAAAGTAAAGGGCACTACGGTCGCTTTCTAGTACATCTCCTAGGAAGACTTCGACCATCTATCCTCACTGATATGACTCTCACTCTCGGCAGGAAGATAGAGTCTTGCAACCATTCTGTACTGTAAAACATTCATTCAGTTGTCACTTGAGGGAGAGCCAAACTTCCTCCTACTGTTTCAACTATTACTCAATTCTATCAAGTGTTTATGTTTCTACTAATACTATTACTGATAACCgtattgtttatattcatatatatataatatttgttttgctgctaactatatatatacatatatatatatatatatatatatatatatatatatatatatatatatatatatatatatatatatatatatatatatatatattatttatggtataaataataattaaaaagagCATTATTAATTATCAATTATTACAGCTAATTTGTTTATATATGAACGCTTTCTTAACCTCCTATTtaaattactactactactactactactactactactactactactactactacacgctCATGTAATCTACTTGTAATTCAAATTCTATACTGAGCATTAGATTGTATTTTTCAGTACATATTCGAAGACGTACTAAAGTGTTGAATCGCGGACTCCCTGGCCTCCTCCGGGGTGTCTGACCTCTCAAGGCATTATTCATTCGAGTGACTTGAATCGATACACTCAAGTCAGGTGTCCTGGTGAACTATATTTGTGGTTGCAATCTTAGAAGGTGATATATTATAGTGTTCTGTGATCAGGCGAAGCCACTATTTTCAATTGATTTACTGTGTATTTATTAAACTCTAATGCTATTTATCATTTTTTTTCCGAAATATGTTGCATCTAAAATATGTTGCCAGAATTGAacgcatttttttttttggctgtTGTCTTTCTTCACATAATTTATTCCAATTTAACTACCCgggacacacacacctacacacacctacacacacacacacacccacacacacacacacctacacacacacacacacacacacacacacacacacacacacacacacacacacacacacacacacacacacacacacacacacaaacctacttaTGTGGATAGTGGCAAGGGTAGCTTGTATATATGTACTCAAGCTATGCATTCAGAGAGTACTCAAGATACAAGCTATTTATTCAAAGACAAAAATAATGTGATTTCCTGCTCTCGTTGATATTCTCTTCATTATTAGTCGTTTCTCGCGGAGGAAAAAGATTTCAACTGTCATTTTCCATGGTTGACTTGTTGATTGTCGAGCTCAGATCTGAAGTGTGATTCGCTGACACGCGTTCTGATGGTGTCGAGTATCAGAGAATATTTCTATTTTAAGGATGACAGGTCACAGGGCTCTTGTGGATGGAGTGTAAAGAATTATTTAAATTCCAGCTAATTCAACTTAAAAAATCAAGTTTCCATTTTAATTTCTGTATGTATATGATGCATGGTTCTTACATGTCCTGAATAGCTAAAAGATTATACTGCAAATATGAATATACAAGTCTCTGAAGCCTCCTTGCCCAATCGTCCGTAGCTCACTCTCACTTCAGTCTCATTTCTTCTATCATTTCTTCTCCTCCCCATATTTGTCATTTCCCCCTTCCATACCTTACTATTCCATTATTCTTCTACCCACGCTTAAAACGCTATCATTCCGTGTTTGAGGGCTGGCTCTTTGACACCCCGTGACAGGAGCAGCAGCTGACAGCAGCTTCTAAAACCTTACTGATAGTCAGAGGATAAGAGCAAGACTAAGAGTATTCGAGTCTTTATCTAAAGACTTCGTTAAGGGCACATACTGGAACCCTATCAGTCTGATTTTTGTTGGGAACAAGGGAAGAGATAGTGAACCTTTCCTTACCTTCAGGGTAAAGgaaaacatatatatttaaagaGCTAATGATATAATTGTTGCCAGTCCCAGAGCAGATCAGATCAGAAAAGCAGATCAATGATCAACAAATTAATCCTGTCACCTTAGAGAGAGATTAATCCtgattaatctctctctctctccataataCACTCGAGGGTTATCTAATACAACATACAGTTACCGAAAGGGCTGTAACGCCACTGTGGCCATCACAGTTGCAACAACTGCAttcacaacaactacaacagctgtagccacaacaagaacaacaacagctgtagccacaacaagaacaacaacagctgtagcCACAACAAGAACAGCtgtagccacaacaacaacagctgtagctacaacaacaacaggtgtagccacaacaagaacaacaacagctgtagctacaacaacaacaggtgtagccacaacaacaacagctgtagcCACAACAAGAACAGGtgtacccacaacaacaacaggtgtacccacaacaacaacagctgtagccacaacaacaacagctgtagccacaacaacaacagctgtagccacaacaacaacagctgtagcCACAACAaccacagacaacaacaacaacagctgtagccacaacaacaacaacacactcgaCAGCCGTCGGCTAGGACTAACATGTCTGCTCCAATATGCATCTTGATGAAGTTAATATTAATGTTCTCTCTTAATAATTAATTCTGttaaatggttccattagtgttgTTCTCGACTGCCTAAGGTTTAGCTGCACTTAGTATACGATGCAATATTCCATTGTTGCTGTCAATGAAGCAATCTTAGTTTCAACATTAATATTTACGTGGTATTTACCTCTGTAATAAACATGGTATATTGGATCGTTTCCCTGACTTGTGTCTGACTTTCATATTCTTCCTCGCACTCCCACAATGACTTATTAGTGATTCATATTGTTAGGAGCATGGAGTAAAATTTCAACAAAGAATGAAAGTTAAAATGtagaaaaatatattatatatgttttcttgatcaaggactgacccctgacgCACTCCGAGCCCATATCCCAGCTTCTAGTCAATCCTTATTTCCCAGCTCTTAGTTTATTGCCAATTATTTCCTAAGAAATATAGTCATTCTAACCAGGAGCTTTCTCTAGTTAATTACTTACCTCCTGCCAGGGAACGGATGATAAAAATGCCACGACAACATATATCTTGTTAAACTGTTGCGTTTAAGTAACATTTACACTTAGTAAATGCTACTTAATCTTaagtaacatctactaacttacCCTTAGTAACACTTAAGTTATCATCGAGAtaaacacaaacaccaccacgaaCGAAAAACTACAAAACACCCCACTAATTATCACGCACGTTAGCATACACTCGCAGCGTCAAATAAAAGCAGTTTAAT
The DNA window shown above is from Procambarus clarkii isolate CNS0578487 chromosome 82, FALCON_Pclarkii_2.0, whole genome shotgun sequence and carries:
- the LOC138358151 gene encoding calphotin-like gives rise to the protein MLNPSNEMEAEKGIETVVVVATAVVVVATAVVVVATAVVVVGTPVVVVGTPVLVVATAVVVVATPVVVVATAVVVLVVATPVVVVATAVVVVATAVLVVATAVVVLVVATAVVVLVVATAVVVVVNAVVATVMATVALQPFR